A window of the Oncorhynchus mykiss isolate Arlee chromosome 15, USDA_OmykA_1.1, whole genome shotgun sequence genome harbors these coding sequences:
- the LOC110490344 gene encoding calcium/calmodulin-dependent protein kinase type 1D, with protein sequence MDRENGESGKGTWKKQVDDIKKIFELKEILGTGAFSEVVLAQERSTGKMFAVKCIPKKALKGKESSIENEINVLRKIKHENIVALEDIYESSNHLYLIMQLVSGGELFDRIVEKGFYTEKDASTLIRQVLDAVDYLHKLGIVHRDLKPENLLYFNPQDESKIMISDFGLSKMEGSGDVMSTACGTPGYVAPEVLAQKPYSKAVDCWSIGVIAYILLCGYPPFYDENDSKLFEQILKADYEFDAPYWDDISDSAKDFIGSLMEKDPAKRFTCDQALRHPWIAGDTALCKNIHESVSRQIRKNFAKSKWRQAFNATAVVRHMRRLQLSSSMGHSMDSSHPHPPNSRAAQMQNQRNQANQTPNQTPSQSSTQPSPSPSQTRSQNPNAAIMKSFSVDSPQKDCAPATPTPCSLASAASSSPSGGTELTRPHPSTVATVLTETK encoded by the exons cgGGGCGTTCTCTGAGGTGGTGTTGGCCCAGGAGAGGTCTACAGGGAAGATGTTTGCTGTGAAGTGTATCCCCAAGAAGGCCCTTAAGGGGAAAGAGAGCAGCATCGAGAACGAGATCAACGTGCTCCGCAA AATCAAGCATGAGAACATAGTAGCTTTGGAAGACATCTATGAGAGTTCCAACCACCTCTACCTGATCATGCAGCT AGTGTCGGGAGGTGAGTTGTTTGACCGTATCGTGGAGAAGGGGTTCTACACAGAGAAAGATGCCAGTACGCTCATTAGACAAGTGCTAGACGCTGTCGACTACCTCCACAAGTTGGGCATCGTCCACAGAGACCTGAAG CCAGAGAACCTGCTGTATTTTAACCCCCAGGACGAGTCTAAGATCATGATCAGTGACTTTGGTCTGTCCAagatggagggcagtggggaCGTCATGTCGACCGCGTGCGGCACGCCGGGATACGTGG ctccagaGGTTCTTGCTCAGAAGCCCTACAGTAAGGCAGTGGACTGCTGGTCCATCGGAGTCATTGCATACATTCT gtTGTGTGGCTATCCTCCATTCTATGATGAAAATGACTCCAAGCTCTTTGAGCAGATCCTCAAAGCAGACTACGAGTTTGACGCACCGTACTGGGACGACATATCTGATTCAG CCAAAGACTTTATCGGCAGTCTGATGGAGAAAGACCCGGCGAAGCGTTTCACCTGTGACCAGGCCCTCAGACACCCATG gatcGCTGGGGACACAGCCCTCTGCAAGAACATCCACGAGTCTGTGAGCAGACAGATCAGAAAAAACTTTGCTAAGAGCAAATGGAGG caAGCCTTCAATGCCACTGCAGTGGTGCGACACATGAGGAGACTGCAGTTGAGCAGCAGTATGGGCCACAGCATGGACAGctctcaccctcaccctcctAACAGCCGGGCCGCACAGATGCAGAACCAAAGGAACCAGGCCAACCAGACTCCCAACCAGACCCCTAGCCAGAGCTCTACTCAACCCTCTCCGAGTCCAAGCCAGACTCGGAGCCAGAACCCTAATGCAGCCATTATGAAGAGCTTTTCTGTGGACTCACCTCAAAAGGACT GTGCCCCAGCCACTCCCACCCCCTGCAGCCTGGCATCTGcagcctcctcctccccctccggGGGGACGGAGCTCACCCGGCCCCACCCCTCTACTGTTGCCACGGTACTAACAGAGACTAAGTGA